One segment of Falco rusticolus isolate bFalRus1 chromosome 3, bFalRus1.pri, whole genome shotgun sequence DNA contains the following:
- the LOC119144657 gene encoding cAMP-dependent protein kinase inhibitor alpha-like translates to MTEVEPVLDFASSGRTGRRNALPDILGSPAGVSPSDLPLKLAEMSLNAGSAQEMQSPSAETPPPQATSPELKDTS, encoded by the exons ATGACTGAGGTGGAACCTGTGCTGGACTTCGCATCCTCTGGGAGAACAGGCCGGCGCAATGCCTTGCCCGACATCCTGGGCTCACCGGCCGGCGTCAGCCCCTCCGACCTCCCCCTCAAGCTGGCTGAGATGTCCCTGAACGCAG GCAGTGCCCAGGAGATGCAGTCGCCCTCGGCAGAGACGCCCCCTCCACAGGCCACCAGTCCTGAGCTGAAGGACACGTCCTAA
- the FABP3 gene encoding fatty acid-binding protein, heart: protein MTQLTHSAPPIPDPTGPSTTRGAGQRLVASGGWRVTWAEVAAGSAAGEYFWSGCALSNHVMRTLFKAAARPAGSCELGGAVPRSEPAGPLGPPIRACGCVSPPHPLAMVDAFVGTWKLVDTANFDEYMKALGVGFATRQMAGLTKPTTIIEVNGDKITVKTQSTFKSTEISFKLGEEFDETTADDRHVKSVVKLDGGKLIHVQKWDGKETSLVRELKDGKLILTLTMGNVVSTRTYEKAT from the exons ATGACACAACTGACCCACTCTGCTCCTCCCATCCCTGACCCGACCGGACCCTCCACGACCAGGGGTGCCGGGCAGAGGCTGGTGGCCAGTGGTGGGTGGCGGGTGACCTGGGCCGAGGTGGCCGCTGGCAGCGCTGCCGGGGAGTATTTCTGGAGCGGTTGTGCTCTTTCCAATCATGTGATGAGGACATTATTTAAGGCGGCTGCGAGGCCGGCAGGCAGCTGCGAGCTGGGCGGTGCAGTGCCACGCTCAGAGCCGGCTGGACCCCTGGGCCCCCCCATCCGCGCGTGTGGCTGTGTGTCCCCCCCGCACCCCCTCGCCATGGTTGACGCCTTCGTGGGCACCTGGAAGCTGGTGGATACGGCCAATTTCGATGAGTACATGAAGGCACTGG GTGTGGGCTTCGCCACCCGGCAGATGGCCGGCCTCACCAAACCCACCACCATCATTGAGGTGAATGGCGACAAGATCACGGTGAAGACCCAAAGCACCTTCAAGAGCACGGAGATCAGCTTCAAGCTGGGCGAGGAGTTTGACGAGACCACAGCAGATGACAGGCATGTCAAG TCTGTGGTCAAGCTGGATGGAGGCAAACTCATCCACGTGCAGAAGTGGGACGGGAAGGAGACATCGCTGGTCCGGGAGCTGAAGGATGGTAAATTAATTCTG ACTCTCACCATGGGCAACGTCGTCTCCACCCGCACCTACGAGAAGGCGACATAG